From the Haladaptatus sp. DJG-WS-42 genome, the window CGCTCGATATGATTTTCGCGCCCACGGCTGACTACTTGCAGTTCGGTCTGACGACCAAGGGGCCGCTGTACTACGGCCGACTGCCGTTTCTCGCGGTGCTCGATGCCGCGGCGCTGGTCGCACCCGACTGGCTCATCCAGAAGGTAATACTCGTCTGTCTCCCGGTGTGGTGTGGGTGGAGCATGGTTCGCGCGTGTCGGGGACAGCCCCGCGTGGCCGCGCTGTTCGCGGGGACGCTCTACGCCTTCAATCCGTACGTGTACGTCAGACTGCTCGCCGGGCACTGGTACTTCTTGCTCGGCTACGCGTTCGTCCCACTCGCCATCGTCTCGTTCGCCCAGTATCTCGACGAGGGGCAGCCACGGTCGCTCGTCGGTGCGGTTTGGTGGACAACGCTCGTGAGCGTGTTCGACCCACACGCAACCGTACTGGTTGCTGTGGCTGGCGGCTGTCTGTTCGTCACGCACGCCGCGAGTGAGTGGCGGCGTCATGCAGAAATACTCGCTTCCATCCGACGATTTGCAACGTTTTCTGCGGGTGCATTCCTCGTAAACGCCTACTGGCTCCTCCCGGCGCTCGCCGCGGGAGTGACTGGTGGGACTCGTCTCACGGCTATCTCGGGGGCCGACCTCACCGTCTTCAGTGCCGGGGGAACGATTGCCGGAAACGTTCCCCTCTCCGTGTCGATGCTTTATGGCTTCTGGCGCGGCGGCTACCTGACGGCGTTCGAACTGCTGCCGTCGTGGCTCGTGTTCGGCCTGTTCTGTGGGTTGCTGTACCTCGCGGTTCGCGGTGCTGTCACGGCCAGCGACGAACCACTCGTGGCCGGGGTCGCCCTCTGTGGCGTCGGTGCCTTCGTGCTGAGCCTCGGCGTGAGCACGTCGTTTTCAGACCCACTGTTTCGGACGCTCGCTGACGTGCTTCCGTTGTTTCGCGGCATGCGTGATTCCCAAAAATTTGTGGGGCTGCTCTGTTTCGCCTACGCATTCCTCGGCGGGCGGGGTGTCTCACAACTCGTTTCGGAGGGTGGCGGGCGAAGCCACGACGAAACCGATGTCTCACACCGGCGCTGGACGCTCCCGTCTCGTCGCAGCGTTCTTCGAGTGGTGTGCATCTGTTTGGTGCTCGCCACACCGCTCGCGTACGCCGCGCCGATGTTCGGCGGCTTTTCGGGGCAAGTCGAGACCACGACGTACCCTGAATCGTGGCACACCACCAACGACTATCTCGTCGGCGCGTCCGACGGTTCGCGGACGCTCTTTCTCCCGTGGCACCAGTACATGGACTTTTCGTGGACTGACCGTCGCATCGCAAATCCTGCACCGTTGTTCTTCGAAACACCGGTGATTGCTTCCGAGAATCTCGAAGTCGGCGACGTTCGATCGCGGGCGACCGACCCAACCCATGAGGAAGTCGCGGCAATCCTCGAACATCCTGACGACGACCTTGGCGAGCGGCTTGCGGCGGTTGGGGTCGAGTACGTTATCCTCGCCCACGAGGTGGACTACCGACGGTACGACGTGCTCACAGACCACGAGGATTTCTCCGTTGCGGTCGCTTCACCGGGGCTTACGCTGTACAAAAATAACGCATACGCTCCCGGGGAGGCACCTCGAGCTGGCCCGCTGATTCCACTGTGGCCGCTCCTGGTCGGAAGCGTCGTGTCCGTCGTCACAGCGGCGCTGCTCGTGGTGAAACGACGCGAGAATTCCCTCTAACAGAGTCACGTTGCGGGTCGCTCTCGGATGTGGTAAAAAAGAAAATGAAAACCGGAGTTCTTGGAATGAGATTTGACGTCTACCGGATGACGTCGAGTCCGTTGTTGTTTTCGACTTCGTTCTGCCCGCCGTCTGACTGGGCACCGAACGTTTTGATGCCGTTGTCGTCGTTGTCGTCACCAACTTCGTTCAGCTTCGCGCGCGAGCGGTTGGCCTGTTTCTGCGTCGATGGGCCGAGAATCTGCGCACTCTGGACGCCGGTCATGATGGCCATGACGCGAACCTTACCCTTGTACTCCTCTTGGATGCGCGCGCCCCAGATGACGTTTGCCGAGGCGTCGAGGCGCTCGGTGATGTTCTGGGCGATGCCCTCTGCCTCTTTGAGCGTGAGGTCTGGGCCGCCAGTGATGTGGACGAGGCCACCCGACGCCCCGCGGTAGTCCACGTCGAGCAGTGGGTGGTTCATCGCGTCGCGCACCACTTCTTCGGTTTTGTTCTTGTCTTGGGTCTCACCAACGAGCATCACGGCAACGCCACCTTGGTTCATGATGGCGGTCATGTCCGCGTAGTCAAGGTTGATGAGCGACGGCTGGGTAATCGTCTCCGAGATGCCCTTCACGGTTTCGGCGATGATCTGGTCCATGACCGAGAACGCCTTGCCGATTGGGAGGTTCGGGACGTAGTCGAGCAGGCGGTTGTTGTCGAGGACGATGATGGAGTCCGCGGCGTTGCGGAGCTTCTCAAGGCCTTCTTCTGCTTTCACCGTGCGGGCACGCTCGACGTTGAACGGTGTCGAGACCATGCCGACGACGATTGCGCCTTGCTCTTTTGCGATTTTGGCGACGACGGGTGCCGCACCGGTCCCCGTCCCGCCACCCATGCCTGCCGTGACGAACACGAGGTCTGCCTCGCCGAGCACTTCCTTGATGGTCCCCTGGGCCATCTCGGTTGCGCGTTCGCCCATCGATGGGTCGCCACCGGCACCAAGCCCCTGAGTCAGCGACTTGCCGACGAGGATTTTGGTGTCCGCCTCAATCATCTTGAGGTGTTGTTTGTCGGTGTTGATGGCGATTGTGTCTGCGCCCTCGACACCGATGTTGTAGAGCCGATTGATGGTATTGTTCCCGGCACCACCAGCACCGACGATGACGATTCGTGGGTCGCCAAATTCGTCGCCGGTAGAGGAGGCGTCGGCTCTCTTTTGCTGTTCTGCTTCCGAGTTTTCAAGTGCCGACTGAACGATGTCTTGCATTGTTAGACCCTCGCCCAGTTGCGCTTTTTGCTCGTGGGCTCGCGGCCCTCTGTCTGTTCGTTGAGCATCTCGCGGACTGCCGACCGAATGGCTTCACTGCGATTCGGGAACTCTCCCGTTTCGACCATTCGCTCAACTTCCTCGATCTGCTGCTTTGGAATCCGTAATGTCACACGCTCCATGGTATATCCCCTTTGTAAGATGTGCGTATGCGGGTCACCCGCATACTTGTCTTACACACCAAAACCGATAGAGGTCGCACCGTTCCACCCCTATTTCGGCGGTCTGTAAGACAACCGTCTTACGCAGAAGTATACACAAATTGAAGGGTTATAAATGTTTTGGCGATTGTAAGACGCTGCCAAAAATTCTGCGTGTCTTCGTTTACGACCGGTCGAGTACGTCAGCCGCCGGCGTCCGACGCCCACAGCCCGGGCAGAACGCCCAGTCAGAACGGACCTCATCGCCGCACTCACAGAACACGCGATGGGTTCCCTTCTCGCCGCAGTTTGGACAGTACACGTGGTCGCCATCGAGCGATTCTCCACACTGGACACACGCGTCTTCGGACTGCTCACGGGGTGCTGACTCGGATGTCTTACGTACTTCTTCGCGGGCGCGTACCCCGTCGCCTTCGAGCGAGATGGTGACGTTTACGTCCTGTGCGCGCTGGCTGTGCGCGCCAAGGCGGGCGTCGATGAGCGTATCTAGTCGCTTTGAGATGAGCGCATCCACTCGTTCTGCAACGAGTGTATCGAGGCTGTCGGCCGATGCCTCGGGTTCGGGCGGCGGACTCGCGTCGAGGTACTGCCTGAGCGCCTCACGCATGACCTCACTTTTTGAGGAGTCGAACTCCTCTAAGCGTCGAACGAGGTCGTCGTTGGCCCGAAACGTGATTTTGCTCATCTCGCCAATCGTCTTACGGCTTGTCTCCCACGCATATTAACTTTCCTACCAGTCTGACGCCTGTCGTCTGCCCGGCATCCGTCTGCCGGGTGCGAATAATAATTCTTAAGTCGGGCAATCGTCCTACGTTGTATTGTATCCGCTCTTAGCTCAGCCTGGTAGAGCAGTCGACTGTAGATCGACTGGTCCCCCGTTCAAATCGGGGAGAGCGGACTTTTCCTGCGAACAACGTGAGCAGTGAAAAGTGCACCCGGGTGATTTGAAGCCTCCCTGCGGTCGCTCCTTTTTCAAATCGGGGAGTACGAATTCCAGCTACCGTTGAATCCCCAGCAGACACCCTGCTCCTGCGACCAACAGACCGAGATACGTGAGAGACATCTCGTAACGACGGGGAAAAACGGGGAGTGGCTTTTGCTCAGTCCAGTACCGCAGCAAGCGGGTCGAGGAAGCCCGCACCATAATACTCTTTATCGTGGCCCTCCGGAACACTCGAGGTTCGTTCGAGCACGGTTCGAACCTTGTTCGCGGAGTAGTCTGGATTCACGCTTTTGACGAGTGCGGCGGCCGCGGCGACCTGCGGGGCGGCCATGCTCGTCCCGGCGAGCCACGAGTAGGTGTTTTCGAAGCGAAAGGAGTCCGTGGCTTCGTCGTATGTCGGGATGGCGTAGGTGTTGTACACGAGGTCGTAAAACCACGGAACACCGGTGTCGATGGCGTCTACGTCCGCGTCGCCGCCGGGTGCGCCGAGGTCCACCGCGTTCGTGCCGTAGTTGGTGTAGAACGCA encodes:
- a CDS encoding ribbon-helix-helix domain-containing protein, producing MERVTLRIPKQQIEEVERMVETGEFPNRSEAIRSAVREMLNEQTEGREPTSKKRNWARV
- the ftsZ gene encoding cell division protein FtsZ is translated as MQDIVQSALENSEAEQQKRADASSTGDEFGDPRIVIVGAGGAGNNTINRLYNIGVEGADTIAINTDKQHLKMIEADTKILVGKSLTQGLGAGGDPSMGERATEMAQGTIKEVLGEADLVFVTAGMGGGTGTGAAPVVAKIAKEQGAIVVGMVSTPFNVERARTVKAEEGLEKLRNAADSIIVLDNNRLLDYVPNLPIGKAFSVMDQIIAETVKGISETITQPSLINLDYADMTAIMNQGGVAVMLVGETQDKNKTEEVVRDAMNHPLLDVDYRGASGGLVHITGGPDLTLKEAEGIAQNITERLDASANVIWGARIQEEYKGKVRVMAIMTGVQSAQILGPSTQKQANRSRAKLNEVGDDNDDNGIKTFGAQSDGGQNEVENNNGLDVIR
- a CDS encoding zinc ribbon domain-containing protein, with the protein product MSKITFRANDDLVRRLEEFDSSKSEVMREALRQYLDASPPPEPEASADSLDTLVAERVDALISKRLDTLIDARLGAHSQRAQDVNVTISLEGDGVRAREEVRKTSESAPREQSEDACVQCGESLDGDHVYCPNCGEKGTHRVFCECGDEVRSDWAFCPGCGRRTPAADVLDRS
- a CDS encoding alpha-(1->3)-arabinofuranosyltransferase family protein, translated to MSETNTRALRVRLASVVSHDILAVGYFLLLSLLVFYPLLDSGYILTLDMIFAPTADYLQFGLTTKGPLYYGRLPFLAVLDAAALVAPDWLIQKVILVCLPVWCGWSMVRACRGQPRVAALFAGTLYAFNPYVYVRLLAGHWYFLLGYAFVPLAIVSFAQYLDEGQPRSLVGAVWWTTLVSVFDPHATVLVAVAGGCLFVTHAASEWRRHAEILASIRRFATFSAGAFLVNAYWLLPALAAGVTGGTRLTAISGADLTVFSAGGTIAGNVPLSVSMLYGFWRGGYLTAFELLPSWLVFGLFCGLLYLAVRGAVTASDEPLVAGVALCGVGAFVLSLGVSTSFSDPLFRTLADVLPLFRGMRDSQKFVGLLCFAYAFLGGRGVSQLVSEGGGRSHDETDVSHRRWTLPSRRSVLRVVCICLVLATPLAYAAPMFGGFSGQVETTTYPESWHTTNDYLVGASDGSRTLFLPWHQYMDFSWTDRRIANPAPLFFETPVIASENLEVGDVRSRATDPTHEEVAAILEHPDDDLGERLAAVGVEYVILAHEVDYRRYDVLTDHEDFSVAVASPGLTLYKNNAYAPGEAPRAGPLIPLWPLLVGSVVSVVTAALLVVKRRENSL